The genomic DNA TTTCATCGATAGTTATGGTAGGTGTTAAGCTGATTGATCTTGTGCTTGTTATATTTGTTTCTATTGAGTTTAGTGCCTTTTGATGTTAGCACCCTTTTTGGCCTGGGGTTAGCCGCCTTTTTTGCTTGGTGTCTTTtgtatgtatgcatgcatgTACTAGTTTGCCTTTTGAAAAGAAAGTTGTGGAGTTGCTTTACATAAACCAATCTGCTAAAATGGACTTGTTAATCTTTGTTTGGGTATGTTGAGCATAAATCATGTTCTGAACATTCTTTTGCTTTCTGCTTAAATTAGagcttttccaaaatattttagaCTTGCACATCTTTATTTTGCCTCTGTTGCTCACTTGGTGTGCAGTACCTCAGGCTATACTAAACTTTAGGATGATACTTTACATGctcatattatttttagtatctGTTATTCATTTATAATGAGATTCCGTTTGTAGGTTTTTGATGGAATGCTGCATGAAGTTGCAGAAGTTGGGGATCTTCATGCAACAAATAGTCTATCTGGTGCTTGTGAAGATTATCTTTTGGGTAAACTTTCTGATTATCTTATGTGATTTTTCAGCTCCATTACTACAATAAAATTGCAAGCTGATGCTAACATTTTCCCCACATTTTTATGAGTACAGATATTGAATTTGCTGAAACAGTTTCAGAACTGGACAATGGTCCTTGTGCAGGATCACACCTGGGGAACTCAAGTTCTGAGAGTCATTCTCCAGGATTTAGCGGTAGTGATAATGGTGCTGTTGGGATATCAGAATCATCAACAGGAACCATTCCAGTGCCTGAATGTGGGAATAATCTTGACAAGATGACCATTTGTACTTTACATGGCACTTCTAGAAGCAAATGTGAGTGTAAAATGCTTGTTGAGGGCAAGATGGAGCTGCAAGGCTCTGCTTTTAATTTACAGAATCCTGATGGAGTGGATAATGTTTCAAACTTGGTGAGTGGTATACCTTTGGTTGAGAATCGAAAGGACGTGACTTTCACAAATTTGCAATATAACAAGGCTAGTTCAATAGGCCAAGGTATGAAAAAGGAGAGTTTTGCTGGCCGGAAGGGATCAAGAAAGAGATCTGTTGAAGCAAGTGACGTTGGGATGCTTCTTTCGGAGAAGAGGATGCGAAGACCCACTCGGAGGTATATTGAAGAATTTTCAGATCTGAAGTCAAAATCTAACAGGGGTAGGCCAAAAAATTCCACTACTACTACAAAGAATAAGCTTCTAGGGAACAGGCATCGCAGTGAGACTCATCATAAGGGATTTAGTGCAGCACCATTGGTTCCTAGTGGGTCTTATGGTAGATCTAGTGATCAGACACCATTTGAAGTTGGGGTGCAGAAAGGATGTCTAAAGAAGTATGCATCTATCTCGGTAAGGAAAATCTTCATCTGCTATATCTTCTATAGTAGCCTATTGATGTGGAGAGTTTTAGGCTAGAAAAAGAGTTCTATGTTTGTATTAACTAAACGAATGGTTAAGAAAAAGTCTTCATAAATACAAAAGCACTATCTATTGAAATACTGAAAATGGCATAAACCAACTTCATGCACTGTACGTTCCTGAACAGGACCTTGACTCCGATGAGGAATCTTCCCCAGCTGAGTCTGAAGATGACTGTATGACAATAAAGAGACCTGAAACTAGCGGTGATCGAAGGAAGCATCAAAGGCTATGGACTCTTTCCGAGGTGATGAAGTTGGTCGATGGTGTTTCTCACTATGGAGTTGGAAGATGGACTGATATAAAGAGACTTCTTTTCTCATCATCTGCTTACCGGACACCTGTGGATTTGAGGGTACTCCATACTGCATTCaattaaatgattttctttgttCTTGAACCTGAAATTTGTTTACTACTTGGGAACTCTACAGGACAAATGGCGGAATCTTCTAAGAGCTAGCTGTGCCCAATTACAGAGCAAGAGAGAGGTCAGTCACCCACCCTGCTTCCTCTATCTCTATGTGTAGGGTATATCTGGTTCCACtggtttgaaaatttgttttatcatAGTTAAATACGAACTCTGAACTATGCTGATGCTTGTTATTAATATCCTACatattaatgttttttactttttaattatgcAAATATGAAAGACACCTGCATATGCATCTCAATGCTTTGCACTAGCTATGAAGATTAGAAATTTCATTAGTCCAAACATCATTCATTGTCATTTATATTACATGGacatgtcaaaatattttgagGTTTAGACATGACATGAAATAGGGCATGGTATGTTTGACCTAAATGTGCTCTTTAGGAAGTGCTTGTGATGTGTTGGCATTTGTGTATAAATGCCATACGATGTGCTCTACCTTACTATCATGGATGGAACCTGCATTTGCATCTCAATGCTTTTCACTAGCTATGAAGATTAGAAATTTCAGTAGTCCAATCATCATTCACTGTAATCTATGTTACATTGacacttcaaaatattttgaggTTCTGGTATGACATGAAATAGGTCTGGATGTTTGTCCTAAATGTGCTCTTTAAGATGTGCCTATGATGTGTTGGCATgctcatagttttaaaaggttcAAGGCGTACCAAGGCGCAAAGGAGCCTGAGGCGCAAGACACACCTAAGgcgcgggctttagtgaagtgaggcgcatcctaatttatatatatttttcctctatttttctcctatttttcctcctcttcttcgtcttcttcacttctccactaCACGACTGAGGCTAGGGCAAACTTTGGAAGAGTTGTCCGGTTGAAAACAACCAGAAAAGGGGGTTGCAAGGGAAAACAaggccaaaacgacgtcgttttgactCTTTTAAAACAGGTCCAAAACGACGTTGTTTTGGACGCTGCTCTTTTAAAAGAACAGGGatcaaacgacgtcgttttggtcttaaaagagaaaaaaagaaattagggCTTCTCTTTGCCCTTTGCAACCCGACGCTGgagaagaagagaaggagaagaagaagaaggaggtaAGGGATCGAGGCGCACTTGTGGATCACGTCGCGCCTAAGCGGCGCCTTCGTGAAGGGGCGTCGCTTGCCTTCAGGCGAGGCATCGGAGGGTGGCGTCACGCCGCCCGGAGCCTAAGGcgcgcctttcacaactatgggCATGCTTTGGCATTTGTTTATAAATGCCATATGATATGCTCTACCTTACCATCATGGATGGTTTCTTTACATTGACCAATGTCCAAGTGTGAAGCAAAAGTAATCAACTTTATATGAAGAAAAAGTTAACATTTAACCATCCTTGCTATCATGGATGGATTAGCTTTGATTTGGCAAAAAATAAGGGATCTCTTACTGTGAACAATGAGTCTCTTAGAAGGTAAGTATTGGTTCTTTGTAGAGTCGAAGTCCTTCGAGATATTGACTGAGATTGTGAAAGGCAAGGTGCTGCACAGAGAGAGGTATTGGTGGTTTGGATTAGGTTCAGAGCCAAAAGTTTGGCTTTGTGTTGGAAGGGGTCGAGTCTTGTTGCAAATCCGAAAAAAAGAGTAGTTTCAGAAAGTTTTGGTTGGAAGGGGAAAGAAGTTTTTTGTTGAAGCTCAGGAGGAACCCAGCGGGTAACTTCCTCTATTGCTCAGTTCGTTCTGCAGAGGGAAGATGTTTTTCGCTAGTGTTCCCTGAAGGTAAAGGCCTGATAAGGGGTTGGTTGTTGCTTGCTAGTAAGCTTAGAAGCCTTGGTGTACCCACAGACTCTCTTTCTGTAGTTCCTAAGGATGCTAACCCGGTTCAATGAGTTTCAGATAAAGGTTATGTTGGAAGGATTTCGTTTGCTGATGCAGTTAGAAACGACAAGAAGGGTGTGGCTGAGGTTGTTTGGGTCTAAGTTGGAGGGATTGATGTGTTCAACAAAGTGAAAGACTTGAGGTTTTGCCTAGTGGGCAGATGGGGTGATGGCAAGCTCCCTTCTCTTCCTTAAGATTGTTGGCCAAGTCTTACTAGCATGTGAAGGGGGAACTTCATCTTGCGTTTTGAGTGGTCCCCTAATCCTCTTTGAGTTTGAGGTGCCTTTTGAGGTGGAGAGGATTTTAGAGAAAGGCGTGGCTGGTacatggggaaaaaaatttggcTTTTTGAATGGTCTCTTGAGGTAGGATGCTTAAAAGAAGAGGAATAGACGGATGAAGTTTGGGTAAGAATCTTGGGGCTACCCTTTTTTTGTGGGACGGTGACTTTTTTAAGCAGGTTGGGGATGTCTGTGGTGGGTTTGTAATGGTGGATGAATGCTCCTCCAATGGTCGCAAGCTACAGTGGGCGAGAATCTTGGTGAGATCAAAAGATTTCTTCCCAAGTAGCGTACGGGTTGTGGCGGGCGATTTGTGTTTTTCCATTCCTTTATGGTGGGAACTTTATCCTAGGGTGGCGGTGGTGCAGAGCAGAAGATTAGAACAACAAAAGGTAGGAGATGAAGTGGGTGCTGCCTCACGCATGATGGTGAGAGTGGGTTGGGAGTCTCACTCGTTGGAAAGTGGGGAAGGATGTGTGTCACCCTCCCATGGGGCTGGGAGCACTGGTGATGTGAGACAACCCACTTTTTCTTAGTCGTTGCAGAAAGTTGGTGCAGTTGGGTCTGCTTATGAAGAAGCAGGCTCGGATTGGCCCGGTAGCAAGGTGGAGGAGTGGCCCAAACTCTTGGAGACCCATGCTGGGCGAAGTGGGCTGGGCCTTGACGAGATGGGTTGGGCGAATAAAAAAGGGATGCTGGGCATTGATGAAGTGTGCAGGGCTTTAAACAAAGGGGATTTGGGTCAGCCCAGCAGTGAAGTGGGCTTTAAATGCGGAACTACCCCTAGCTCCTCTAGGGCTCGTTTTGGTTCACAAGGGGAGAGAGATCTCTTTCCTCATTTTGGTGATTCCTCTCACAGCAACGCAGTGAATGAAGATGAAGTCTGTGCGCTGTCAGAGGAGAGAGACCTAGTTACAGCTTGCATAGTCATTGTAGATGAAGCGTTAATGGAATAAGCCTCACGATTTCGAGGTCCGTTCGTTCCCTCTTCTACTTTTCTTGGGCGGGTTAAACTCTCATCTTCTTCTACTCCTCTATCTCTTGCCTCACTCTGGTTGGATGAAGCCTGTTCCATGGGAGGATAAGAGTGGGACTCCTTTGAGACTGATAATGGAGCCCAGGCCTTTGAGTGTCTTGAAGATAGGTAGAGCGACATTAAAGGAGGTGGATTTCAGCACAAGGAGCGGTCCGTGGAGCTGGATTTGGCTGTCTGACTAGGGGGACCCTCTTGAGGAATCCTTTGGCAAGTTGCTGGCCTTTAATAGGTTTGTGGGAATGCCAATTGAaggttttgaaaatgaattttagccCTTTGGTGAAGGATGGAGTCCAAGGAGGGCAGAAGCTCTCAACAGGGAAAAAAGAAAGCTTCAACCTCAGGGTCTAGATTTGAGAGAGAATTACACAATCTTCGGTGTTCCATCAATTATGACTCAAATTCAGGGACTGGAAAAAGGGGTGAGAGTTCTTCGGGGAATTTTGCGAATTATGGGGATCCTTGGTGCATTGGTGGGGATTTCAATGTGGTTAGATTCCCCATAGAAAGGAGAAATAGCTCAAGAATCTCTTTTGCAATGAGGTGTTTTTTGGAGGTCATTGAAGAGCTCCTATTGAGGACTCATCCCTTGCTCGGGGGTGTTTCACCTAGTGTGGTGGCTTGAACAACAGTTACTCGTCTAGGCTAGATCGTTTCTTAGTCTCAGAAGAGTGGAAAGGTCACTTTAGTGGTCTTTCTCAAAAGTTGTTGCTGAGGCCTCCTTCCGATCATGCCCCCATTCTTCTAGATGAAGGGGGATCAGGAGTGGTAAATCCCCCTTTCGTTTTAAGAACATGTGGTTGAGAGTGGAAGGGTTCAAAGATCTGGTGAGGAGATGGTGGACAGGCTACACTTTTAGTGGCTTATTTAGCCACATCTTAGCCTACAAGctaaaggtgttgaagcaggaTCTCAAAACCTCGAACAGAGAGGTGATTGGGAATATTTTCTCTAACAAAGAGGCTGCCTTTTTTCAGATTGGTTATTGGGATGCTAAAGAAAGTGATTTGAGACTATCCCTTGAAGATGCGGAGGCTAGAAGAACAACTGTGGACGATTTTAGTAAGTGGACAAGTATAGAAGAGATTTCATGGAGGTAGAAGTCACAGCAGCTGTGGTTGAAAGGAGGTGATAAAAATTCTCGGTTTTTCCACAAGATGGCTAATGCTCGGAGGAGGATGACTTGGCTAATGTGTTAGGGTGCAAAGTGGGCTCTTTACATTCTACTTATTTGGGTCTTTCACGGGGGGCCCCTttcaagtttgttcatgcttgggGTGCAGTGGAGGAAAGATTTCAAAGAAGACTTGCTTTGTGGAAGAGGTAGTACTTGTCAAAAGGAAGGAAACTGACTTTATTAAAGAACATTTTATCTAGCCTGCTTAtctatttcatgtttttatttgtgATCCCCGGTAAGGTGAGTCTTAAAttagagaagattcaaagggacttcTAATGGGGGCGAGGAGAGCTCCAAAGAAGGCCTAATCTTGTAAGATGGTCTATTGTTGGCttggaaaaaaaggaagagggcTTGGGAGTAAGGAGCTTAATCTCTTCTAAATAAGGCTCTTCTCGGGAAGTGGTATTGAAGATTTGCTTCTGAGAATGATTCCTTTTGGAAATAGGTTGTAGGAAAAGCATGGGGAGGAAAAGGGAGGATGGTGTTCTAGAATTTCAACAAAAGGCGATGGAGTGAGTCTTTGGAAGGTGATTCGTTGTGGGTGGACGGGGATCTATGACAGGATTGGCTTTAGAGTGGGAGATGGCAAGAGGgtgaagttttgaaaagataGGTGGTGTGGGGAGGAACCTTTAGCTGTGACATTCCCAAAGCTGTTTTCAATTGTGACTAATAAAGCAGCTTGGGTAGATCAATTGTGGGAGTAGAATGAGGAGACGGGTCCAGtgttctctagatagataaatgattgggagttagGTGAGGTGGAAGGTTTGGTTAGAAGGTTGCAAGGGCACATGGTCAGTGGAGGATGCTATAGTTTGGCAATGGCGAAAAGGGGGAAGCTTTTCTGGCAAATCTTACTACTCCTTAGCTGGTTGTTATATGAAGGGTTTCCCCACAAGCTTGGTGTGGAATCCTTGGGTGTCAATGAAAGTcaatttctttgcttgggaagctttttgggaaaaaattctAACTCTAGATCACCTAAAAAGGAGGGGTTGGAGCCTTtcaaatagatgttatttgtgtAAGGGTAATCAGCAAACCATATTCTGATTCATTGTCCTAAAGCAAGCATGTCATGGCACCTTATTTTGCATTTATTTGATGTTTAGTGGGTGATGCCGTTCTCAATCAACGATGCCCTCATCAGTTGGTGGGGGGctgggaagaagaggaagaaggctTGGAAAGCTGCGCCTTTGTGTCTATTTTGGACtttatggaaggagagaaatcgAAGAGCTTTTGAAGATTTTGAACTTATAGATCATGTGATTTTACACTCCTTTATGTACATGTTTTTGGAGCAGGTTAGGGTACATATAGAGTCTAATTCTTTGTCGGTTTTAGTTTTCATAGATTGGTTGGGTTGTAAGTGAAGCGAGGGTGTTGGTTTTTGTCTATtccctatttttttttgggccttgtatacatcgtgtatactTTAGGCACTTTTTGGATGGATTTCTTTAAATTGACAAATGTCTGAGAGTGAAGCAAAACTGATCAACTTCATATGTAGAAAAATTGACAATTAACCATCCTTACCATCATGGACGGTTTTCTTCACATTGACAAATGTCCAAGTGTGAAGCAAAGCTGATCAACtttatatgaagaaaaattagcaatTAACCATTGACCTGCACTAATAAGTAGAAAATTTGCAGGTTCATCTACATTTGGTAGTGAGTTAG from Vitis riparia cultivar Riparia Gloire de Montpellier isolate 1030 chromosome 8, EGFV_Vit.rip_1.0, whole genome shotgun sequence includes the following:
- the LOC117920563 gene encoding uncharacterized protein LOC117920563, which gives rise to MVQEAPSLKKYVNMKCQRVNEDESFVPALEDEAIEVEHLLAEPKNDNVSVDGVLSLKKCLDIEDIPGRFECGLESHSGGMDSNTTREGEDELKLGVFDGMLHEVAEVGDLHATNSLSGACEDYLLDIEFAETVSELDNGPCAGSHLGNSSSESHSPGFSGSDNGAVGISESSTGTIPVPECGNNLDKMTICTLHGTSRSKCECKMLVEGKMELQGSAFNLQNPDGVDNVSNLVSGIPLVENRKDVTFTNLQYNKASSIGQGMKKESFAGRKGSRKRSVEASDVGMLLSEKRMRRPTRRYIEEFSDLKSKSNRGRPKNSTTTTKNKLLGNRHRSETHHKGFSAAPLVPSGSYGRSSDQTPFEVGVQKGCLKKYASISDLDSDEESSPAESEDDCMTIKRPETSGDRRKHQRLWTLSEVMKLVDGVSHYGVGRWTDIKRLLFSSSAYRTPVDLRDKWRNLLRASCAQLQSKREVEQKRKHAMRPLPQTLLHRVSELAIIHPYPKGSNSKLPHVGHVTSAMLPTTSKDAPSSLGRRLVPRKNCT